In Microcoleus sp. FACHB-831, one genomic interval encodes:
- a CDS encoding GNAT family N-acetyltransferase, with the protein MIVAETPSLILRYITLDDVDELAKIYADPVVMKYFPSTRTYEETKLQVEWFITWYEKYGFGLWATIHKADNKFIGRCGLIPQIVDGKKELEIGYLLAKEYWNRGLATEAAIASRDYAFEQLGYSRLISLIHRDNIPSQKVALKVGLTYEKDSWISWEMMVRVYAIHK; encoded by the coding sequence ATGATTGTAGCTGAAACCCCCTCTTTAATTCTCCGATATATAACTTTAGATGACGTAGATGAATTGGCTAAAATATACGCCGATCCTGTTGTGATGAAATATTTTCCCAGCACGCGGACTTATGAAGAAACCAAGCTGCAAGTTGAGTGGTTTATTACGTGGTACGAAAAATACGGCTTCGGTTTGTGGGCAACAATTCACAAAGCTGATAATAAATTTATTGGGCGGTGCGGATTAATACCCCAGATAGTCGATGGTAAAAAAGAGCTAGAAATTGGCTACTTGCTGGCTAAAGAATATTGGAATAGGGGTTTAGCAACAGAAGCCGCGATCGCCAGTAGAGATTATGCCTTCGAGCAACTAGGCTACAGCCGCCTTATTTCGCTAATTCACCGCGATAACATACCATCTCAAAAAGTTGCCTTGAAAGTAGGTTTAACCTACGAAAAAGATTCTTGGATTTCGTGGGAAATGATGGTTCGCGTCTATGCAATTCACAAATAA
- a CDS encoding acetyl ornithine aminotransferase family protein has product MLSIPNNRLLPRAPRLVTSLPGSRARALIERDRAVTSPSYTRGYPLVAARGEGCMLEDVDGNVFLDLTAGIAVTNTGHAHPEVVRAIQDQSALLLHMSGTDFYYEPMVELAEQLANRAPFPNGAKVFFTNSGAESNEAAIKLARYYTGRSLIIAFLGAFHGRTYGAMSLTGSKVVQRKQFGPLLPGVTHIPYGTHESLDYLEQKLFNTIIPPTEVAAIVVEPIQGEGGYIVPEDGFLERIRRICERYNILMVIDEVQSGMGRTGKLFAIQHWGVMPDIISLAKGIASGLPLGAILARSELMTWPPGSHATTFGGNPVACAAANVTLRLLETGLMENAHKMGELLQASLTQLGHKFNRVSPPRGKGLMVAIDLLDDAGNLDAELRDKIVDDAFYKGLLLLGCGKAAIRFCPPLVIDSEQIQIALKIIAELLESIA; this is encoded by the coding sequence ATGCTGAGTATTCCAAATAATCGCCTATTACCCCGTGCGCCTCGCTTGGTAACTTCTTTGCCTGGTTCTCGCGCTCGTGCTTTAATTGAACGCGATCGCGCTGTTACTTCCCCATCCTATACTCGCGGCTATCCGTTAGTAGCTGCAAGGGGTGAAGGCTGCATGCTAGAAGACGTTGATGGTAATGTTTTTCTAGATTTAACGGCAGGAATTGCAGTAACTAATACTGGTCACGCTCATCCGGAAGTTGTCCGCGCAATTCAGGATCAATCTGCGCTTCTTCTGCATATGTCGGGGACTGATTTTTACTACGAGCCGATGGTAGAATTGGCTGAACAATTAGCCAACCGTGCGCCTTTTCCTAACGGTGCTAAAGTATTTTTTACTAACTCTGGTGCTGAGTCAAATGAAGCGGCGATTAAATTAGCTCGTTACTATACCGGACGTTCTCTAATAATAGCTTTTTTGGGCGCATTTCACGGACGCACTTATGGGGCGATGTCTTTAACAGGTTCCAAGGTTGTTCAGAGAAAACAATTTGGCCCTTTATTACCAGGCGTAACTCATATTCCATACGGTACTCACGAAAGTCTGGATTACCTGGAGCAAAAGCTTTTTAATACCATCATTCCCCCTACAGAAGTCGCTGCTATTGTTGTCGAACCAATACAAGGGGAAGGGGGCTATATTGTTCCCGAAGATGGCTTTTTAGAAAGAATTAGAAGGATATGCGAGCGCTACAATATCCTCATGGTAATTGATGAAGTGCAATCGGGAATGGGTCGCACTGGAAAACTATTTGCCATCCAACATTGGGGTGTTATGCCCGATATTATTAGCCTAGCCAAAGGCATCGCCAGCGGCTTACCTTTAGGTGCAATTCTAGCTCGATCCGAGCTGATGACATGGCCTCCCGGTTCCCACGCTACCACGTTCGGTGGCAATCCAGTTGCCTGCGCTGCTGCTAACGTAACGCTGCGATTGTTGGAAACCGGACTTATGGAAAATGCCCATAAAATGGGAGAGTTATTGCAGGCTAGTTTAACTCAATTGGGGCATAAATTTAATCGGGTTTCTCCGCCACGAGGTAAGGGTTTAATGGTGGCGATTGACTTACTCGACGATGCAGGTAATCTTGATGCTGAATTGCGCGATAAAATTGTAGATGATGCTTTCTACAAAGGCTTGTTGCTGCTAGGTTGCGGTAAGGCGGCGATACGTTTTTGCCCGCCTCTAGTTATCGACAGCGAGCAAATTCAAATTGCCTTGAAAATTATTGCAGAATTATTGGAATCAATTGCATAG
- a CDS encoding sulfurtransferase — MSNAISDTQWVVSATQAKQLIERGATILDTRNIILSLLGHIPGAVRVAWQDFSQQEPHYKGKLIDNPNILQEKIRAIGICNTKPVIVVGNPPHNFGEEGRIVWMLRTLGHQQAAFVDGGHNALVKTGIPIVWESTQPKPGDFVIKLTPSYSIDFDELKANIQNLTIIDTREPREYAGATPYGEKKGGHIPGAKHFYFKDLMDTNGYLLPSNELIAKLNELAIKQHTPITAYCTGGIRSAFFVSVLTNLGFNNIKNYAGSMWEWSASNYPLEKSPPTGIIYT; from the coding sequence ATGTCTAACGCTATTTCTGATACTCAGTGGGTAGTTAGCGCCACACAAGCCAAACAACTAATCGAACGCGGCGCTACTATTTTGGATACTCGCAATATAATTTTATCGTTACTTGGGCATATTCCTGGCGCCGTGCGCGTAGCTTGGCAGGATTTTTCACAGCAAGAACCACACTATAAAGGTAAACTAATTGATAACCCTAATATTCTTCAAGAAAAAATTCGGGCTATCGGTATTTGCAACACCAAACCTGTAATTGTAGTTGGCAATCCACCCCACAATTTTGGTGAAGAAGGGCGCATTGTTTGGATGTTACGCACTTTAGGACACCAGCAAGCCGCCTTTGTTGATGGCGGACACAATGCTCTTGTTAAAACTGGCATTCCAATTGTTTGGGAATCAACTCAACCCAAACCTGGCGACTTTGTTATAAAGCTAACGCCATCATATTCCATCGATTTTGATGAACTTAAAGCTAATATCCAAAATTTAACTATCATTGATACCCGCGAACCTAGAGAATATGCAGGCGCTACTCCTTACGGCGAAAAAAAAGGAGGACATATCCCTGGTGCAAAGCATTTTTACTTTAAAGATTTGATGGATACAAACGGTTATTTGCTTCCCAGCAACGAACTTATTGCTAAATTGAATGAATTAGCAATTAAGCAGCATACTCCAATTACTGCTTATTGCACTGGCGGTATCCGTTCTGCATTTTTTGTCAGTGTCCTTACTAACTTAGGCTTTAATAATATCAAAAATTATGCTGGCTCAATGTGGGAATGGAGCGCCTCCAACTATCCTTTAGAAAAATCACCGCCTACAGGGATAATCTATACTTAA
- a CDS encoding ABA4-like family protein has translation MLSQLFNGANLFVLPFWALMVLLPNWKVTRRVMESYLPFVALASAYVYLFIISVTPENAAALSNPQLADIARFFADEKAAATGWIHFLVMDLFVGRWIYWEGQRTGIWTAHSILLCLFAGPLGLLSHILTTWVKQLFFSPKESESATPSPTTSA, from the coding sequence ATGCTCAGTCAATTATTCAATGGTGCTAATCTGTTTGTGTTGCCCTTCTGGGCGCTGATGGTGCTGCTTCCCAACTGGAAAGTCACTCGCCGGGTGATGGAATCTTATCTGCCGTTTGTGGCTTTAGCCAGCGCCTACGTGTATTTGTTTATTATCAGCGTCACGCCAGAAAATGCCGCAGCTTTATCAAACCCTCAGTTAGCAGATATTGCGCGATTTTTTGCAGATGAAAAAGCTGCTGCAACCGGATGGATTCATTTTCTGGTGATGGATTTATTTGTGGGACGCTGGATTTATTGGGAGGGACAGCGCACTGGTATTTGGACCGCACACTCTATCTTACTCTGTTTGTTTGCAGGGCCGTTGGGACTGTTGTCGCACATTTTGACAACTTGGGTGAAACAGTTATTTTTCTCACCAAAAGAATCCGAATCGGCGACTCCCTCACCCACCACTTCTGCTTAA
- a CDS encoding DUF924 family protein, with the protein MSRVDEILEFWFNSPEHDNYGKQRKEWFTKKTQFDEQVRSRFLSDYELAAAGKLDDWKLSPPSCLALIILLDQFPRNMFRGEARSFATDAQALAAAQHAVQMQFDRQLPIVQRWFIYLPFEHSEDINMQRQSVALWQQLSNYPECADTISYAIRHLEVIERFGRFPHRNKILGRKTTPEEEEFLKQPGSSF; encoded by the coding sequence ATGTCGCGAGTTGATGAAATTTTAGAATTTTGGTTTAATAGCCCAGAGCATGATAATTATGGTAAACAACGTAAGGAGTGGTTTACTAAAAAAACGCAGTTTGATGAACAAGTGCGATCGCGCTTTTTATCAGATTACGAATTAGCTGCGGCTGGCAAGCTTGACGACTGGAAATTATCACCCCCTAGCTGTCTGGCATTAATTATATTGTTGGATCAATTTCCTCGCAATATGTTTCGCGGTGAAGCGAGAAGCTTTGCCACAGACGCGCAAGCACTCGCAGCAGCACAACACGCAGTACAAATGCAATTCGATCGCCAATTGCCGATAGTGCAACGCTGGTTTATATATTTACCATTTGAACACAGCGAAGATATTAATATGCAGCGCCAATCGGTAGCGTTGTGGCAACAATTGAGCAACTATCCAGAGTGCGCCGACACTATTTCTTACGCCATCCGCCACTTAGAAGTAATCGAAAGATTTGGGCGTTTTCCACATCGCAACAAGATACTCGGTAGGAAAACCACTCCCGAAGAGGAAGAATTTCTCAAGCAACCAGGTTCCTCATTTTAA
- a CDS encoding DUF1338 domain-containing protein, giving the protein MKTQIACNLWNNLWEKYSARVSYAQVYQQMITEAGGSVANDHIAFRSLRLGVDTERGKINLGIDYLAQIAEALGYSAAGEYIFADKHLYARHYRHPQQEEFDLPKLFISELIVEELPDAIAQLIYRTVNSNFDLNSATYLSNIESLTQVDQLQNIFTRPWGTPFKSVIEQVNKVTQYGAWVLLHGYAVNHFTGYINRQNTPIYPDIESTARELSQRGVPMKAEIEGSRGSGLRQTATQAVTENVTVIDDISGEKISIPWTYAYYEIAERNEVEIAPGKKALFEGFLGSQATNLFEMTRKV; this is encoded by the coding sequence ATGAAAACACAAATTGCTTGTAACCTGTGGAATAATCTCTGGGAAAAATACAGCGCCAGAGTAAGTTATGCTCAAGTTTATCAACAGATGATAACTGAAGCGGGTGGTAGTGTCGCCAACGACCATATCGCCTTCCGTTCTTTGCGTCTGGGTGTAGATACAGAACGGGGAAAAATTAACTTGGGAATTGACTATTTAGCGCAGATTGCTGAAGCTTTAGGCTACTCAGCGGCGGGGGAATATATTTTTGCCGATAAGCATCTCTATGCGCGTCACTATCGGCATCCTCAACAAGAGGAATTTGATCTGCCAAAACTGTTTATTAGCGAGTTAATTGTAGAGGAATTGCCGGATGCGATCGCGCAATTAATTTATCGCACAGTTAACTCTAATTTTGATCTAAATTCTGCTACATATCTTAGCAACATAGAATCATTAACCCAAGTAGATCAGCTCCAAAACATCTTCACTCGTCCTTGGGGAACTCCCTTTAAGTCTGTTATCGAACAAGTTAATAAAGTAACTCAGTATGGTGCGTGGGTGTTGCTGCACGGTTACGCTGTTAATCACTTCACTGGCTACATCAACCGCCAAAACACCCCTATCTATCCAGATATCGAAAGCACGGCGCGTGAATTATCTCAGCGGGGTGTACCGATGAAAGCTGAAATTGAAGGGAGTCGGGGAAGCGGTTTGCGTCAGACAGCGACGCAGGCGGTGACAGAAAATGTGACTGTGATAGATGATATTAGCGGCGAGAAAATAAGTATTCCCTGGACTTACGCTTATTATGAGATTGCCGAACGCAATGAAGTTGAAATCGCGCCTGGAAAGAAAGCACTTTTTGAAGGTTTTCTTGGTTCGCAAGCGACAAATTTGTTTGAGATGACCCGCAAAGTTTAG